From Cydia splendana chromosome 4, ilCydSple1.2, whole genome shotgun sequence, one genomic window encodes:
- the LOC134789480 gene encoding fork head domain-containing protein FD4-like codes for MPRPSRESYGEHKPPYSYISLTAMAIWSSPERMLPLSEIYRFITDRFPFYRRNTQRWQNSLRHNLSFNDCFVKVPRRPDRPGKGAYWTLHPQAFDMFENGSLLRRRKRFKLHQEENSSSELTTLFNFNHMLHARVPPLPALETQAVPELNLTVPKIKPNTSFMIDSLLKSDVERPCALDSHEDHMEVSVTEDPVTMPAWYRPEMLALCAAMWPPHLPLLFPPVQFTLPFGNSFSDAYFHSPFPPR; via the coding sequence ATGCCGCGACCGTCGCGCGAATCCTATGGCGAACACAAACCACCATACTCCTACATCTCTTTAACCGCTATGGCCATTTGGAGCTCCCCGGAACGCATGCTGCCGCTCTCGGAAATCTACCGATTTATCACCGACCGCTTTCCGTTCTACCGGCGCAACACGCAGCGCTGGCAGAATTCACTGCGGCACAACCTCTCCTTCAACGACTGCTTCGTGAAGGTGCCGCGCCGACCGGATCGACCCGGCAAGGGTGCCTACTGGACGCTGCATCCGCAGGCCTTTGACATGTTCGAAAACGGCTCACTGCTGAGAAGACGCAAGCGGTTCAAGCTACACCAGGAAGAAAATTCATCCTCAGAGTTGACGACGCTATTTAACTTCAATCATATGCTACACGCTCGGGTACCTCCGCTGCCAGCTCTTGAAACACAGGCAGTGCCTGAGCTGAATCTCACAGTTCCGAAAATAAAACCTAATACGTCCTTCATGATAGACAGTTTGTTAAAAAGTGATGTGGAAAGACCCTGTGCACTGGATTCTCATGAGGACCATATGGAAGTGAGTGTTACCGAGGATCCGGTGACCATGCCAGCATGGTACAGGCCAGAGATGCTGGCGTTGTGCGCGGCGATGTGGCCACCGCATCTGCCTCTGTTGTTCCCACCAGTACAGTTCACATTACCTTTTGGGAATAGCTTTAGTGATGCATATTTTCATTCGCCGTTTCCACCACGGTAA